One Streptomyces sp. RPA4-2 genomic window carries:
- a CDS encoding GntR family transcriptional regulator — protein sequence MSTDVSSAENEGGAPIRTARVPKYYRLKKHLLDMTDTLPPGTPVPPERTLAAEFDTSRTTVRQALQELVVEGRLERIQGKGTFVAKPKVSQALQLTSYTEDMRAQGLEPTSQLLDIGYITADETLAELLDISAGGRVLRIERLRLASGEPMAIETTHLSAKRFPALRRSLVKYTSLYTALAEVYDVHLAEAEETIETSLATPREAGLLGTDVGLPMLMLSRHSIDRQGEPVEWVRSVYRGDRYKFVARLKRPQD from the coding sequence ATGAGCACCGACGTCAGCAGTGCGGAGAACGAGGGTGGGGCCCCCATCCGTACCGCGCGCGTGCCCAAGTACTACCGCCTCAAGAAGCACCTGCTCGACATGACGGACACTCTGCCGCCCGGCACACCGGTGCCGCCCGAACGCACCCTCGCCGCCGAGTTCGACACCTCGCGCACGACCGTGCGCCAGGCCCTCCAGGAACTCGTCGTCGAGGGCCGGCTCGAACGCATCCAGGGCAAGGGCACCTTCGTCGCCAAGCCCAAGGTCTCCCAGGCGCTCCAGCTCACCTCGTACACCGAGGACATGCGCGCCCAGGGCCTGGAACCCACCTCCCAGCTCCTGGACATCGGCTACATCACCGCCGACGAGACCCTCGCGGAACTGCTCGACATCTCGGCCGGCGGCCGGGTGCTGCGCATCGAGCGGCTGCGCCTGGCCAGCGGCGAGCCGATGGCCATCGAGACGACCCATCTGTCCGCGAAGCGCTTCCCCGCCCTGCGCCGGTCGCTCGTCAAGTACACCTCGCTCTACACCGCGCTCGCCGAGGTGTACGACGTCCACCTCGCGGAGGCCGAGGAGACCATCGAGACCTCGCTGGCCACCCCGCGCGAGGCCGGACTGCTCGGCACGGACGTCGGTCTGCCCATGCTGATGCTGTCCCGGCACTCGATCGACCGGCAGGGCGAACCGGTGGAGTGGGTGCGCTCGGTGTACCGGGGCGACCGCTACAAGTTCGTGGCCAGGCTCAAGCGCCCGCAGGACTGA
- a CDS encoding extracellular solute-binding protein encodes MKRKLAAAIGIAGMMVSIAACGGSDNKSGGSDKGADAKELTVWLTVDAQNNWPELVKAADAAVKAKHPGVKINHEYYGWPDKNTKLDAVLATDKAPDVVEMGNTEMLGYMVKGAFAPVDATKFDNSAGWLDGLKASVTYEDKTYGVPYYAGGRVGNWRKDVAASAGIKATPKTYQELTSDLDKIQKKEGSKFNAWYQPTRDWYAAMSFVYDAGGSIATDEGGQWKANLSSPESVKGLNEFKNVVDKYMHGDKTKDESDRYIVYGQGKSAMIFGAAWEGATSEDPKNDKTGKLKGNLENFVMPGPSGKNLPVFLGGSDLAIPVKSKAQALAGEWINALTGSTGQKGLMGKGNLPNNKTDLATLKNDPATVVPATAAESSWFVPMAPGWGQVEKAQVLQTMLQNIGTGKKSVEAAAKEADAAIDKVINTK; translated from the coding sequence GTGAAGCGGAAGCTGGCAGCTGCGATCGGTATCGCGGGCATGATGGTCTCCATCGCGGCGTGCGGGGGCAGTGACAACAAGTCCGGGGGATCGGACAAGGGCGCGGACGCCAAGGAACTGACCGTCTGGCTCACGGTGGACGCCCAGAACAACTGGCCCGAGCTGGTCAAGGCCGCGGACGCCGCGGTGAAGGCGAAGCACCCGGGCGTCAAGATCAACCACGAGTACTACGGCTGGCCGGACAAGAACACCAAGCTCGACGCCGTCCTCGCCACCGACAAGGCCCCCGACGTGGTCGAGATGGGCAACACCGAGATGCTCGGCTACATGGTCAAGGGAGCCTTCGCCCCCGTCGACGCCACGAAGTTCGACAACTCGGCCGGGTGGCTCGACGGCCTGAAGGCATCGGTCACCTACGAGGACAAGACCTACGGCGTGCCGTACTACGCCGGCGGCCGCGTCGGCAACTGGCGCAAGGACGTGGCGGCTTCGGCCGGCATCAAGGCGACCCCGAAGACGTACCAGGAGCTCACCTCCGACCTGGACAAGATCCAGAAGAAGGAGGGGAGCAAGTTCAACGCCTGGTACCAGCCCACCCGCGACTGGTACGCCGCGATGTCCTTCGTCTACGACGCCGGCGGCTCCATCGCCACGGACGAGGGCGGCCAGTGGAAGGCCAACCTCTCCTCGCCCGAGTCGGTCAAGGGCCTCAACGAGTTCAAGAACGTCGTCGACAAGTACATGCACGGCGACAAGACCAAGGACGAGTCCGACCGTTACATCGTCTACGGCCAGGGCAAGTCCGCCATGATCTTCGGCGCCGCCTGGGAAGGCGCGACCTCCGAGGACCCGAAGAACGACAAGACCGGCAAGCTCAAGGGCAACCTCGAGAACTTCGTGATGCCCGGCCCGTCCGGCAAGAACCTGCCCGTCTTCCTCGGCGGCTCCGACCTCGCCATCCCGGTGAAGTCCAAGGCGCAGGCCCTCGCCGGCGAGTGGATCAACGCCCTCACGGGCTCCACGGGCCAGAAGGGCCTGATGGGCAAGGGCAACCTGCCCAACAACAAGACCGACCTCGCGACCCTCAAGAACGACCCGGCGACGGTCGTCCCGGCCACCGCGGCCGAGAGCAGCTGGTTCGTGCCGATGGCGCCGGGCTGGGGCCAGGTCGAGAAGGCCCAGGTCCTTCAGACGATGCTGCAGAACATCGGCACCGGCAAGAAGTCGGTCGAGGCCGCCGCGAAGGAAGCGGACGCCGCGATCGACAAGGTCATCAACACCAAGTGA
- a CDS encoding DUF3311 domain-containing protein, which translates to MSDVPEAKPPVVTPVRVVTPLRVVIALCLIAPSVAMLWVGSYAKVDPAFIGIPFFYWYQMLWVLLSTALTVTAYQLWQRDQRARATTKGGTDA; encoded by the coding sequence ATGTCAGACGTGCCGGAAGCGAAACCACCGGTGGTGACACCGGTCCGGGTGGTGACACCGCTCCGCGTGGTGATCGCCCTCTGCCTGATCGCCCCGTCCGTGGCCATGCTGTGGGTCGGTTCGTACGCGAAGGTCGACCCGGCCTTCATCGGCATCCCTTTCTTCTACTGGTACCAGATGCTGTGGGTGCTTCTCTCGACCGCGCTCACCGTGACCGCGTACCAGCTGTGGCAGCGTGACCAGCGCGCCCGCGCCACCACGAAGGGCGGTACCGACGCATGA
- a CDS encoding carbohydrate ABC transporter permease, whose translation MSAADTTTPTKAPPARQASPPTAPRAPRRRRAPGGTAVPWALLAPCLLILALVMGYPLVRLVTLSFQKFGQSQLWGFQPAESVGFDNFTKVLGDGEFWAVVLRTIVFAGGSVVFTMVAGMLIALLLQRVSGWVKTLVNIVLVASWGMPIIVATTVFKWLFDSDYGVFNALLSKLPGVDLVGHNWFASGPQGLAVIMLLVVWGAVPFVVITLGAGLTQVPKELEEAARLDGAGAWGVFRYVTLPILKPIVVMLTTLSVIWDMGVFPQVFVMRGGHPEAEFQLLTTYSYDRAFVVNDYAQGSAIALLTVLLLLGVVAVYMRQMLKIGEVE comes from the coding sequence ATGAGTGCCGCAGACACGACCACCCCGACCAAGGCGCCACCGGCACGGCAGGCATCGCCACCGACGGCCCCCAGGGCGCCACGCAGAAGGCGGGCCCCCGGCGGAACCGCCGTCCCCTGGGCGCTGCTCGCCCCCTGTCTGCTCATCCTCGCGCTGGTCATGGGCTACCCCCTGGTCCGGCTCGTCACCCTGTCCTTCCAGAAGTTCGGCCAGTCCCAGCTCTGGGGCTTCCAGCCGGCCGAGTCGGTCGGCTTCGACAACTTCACCAAGGTGCTCGGCGACGGCGAGTTCTGGGCCGTCGTCCTGCGCACGATCGTCTTCGCCGGCGGGTCCGTCGTCTTCACGATGGTCGCAGGCATGCTGATCGCGCTGCTGCTCCAGCGCGTCTCCGGCTGGGTCAAGACGCTCGTCAACATCGTGCTGGTGGCCAGCTGGGGCATGCCGATCATCGTGGCCACCACCGTCTTCAAGTGGCTCTTCGACTCGGACTACGGCGTGTTCAACGCGCTGCTGAGCAAGCTGCCGGGCGTCGACCTGGTCGGTCACAACTGGTTCGCCAGCGGACCGCAGGGCCTGGCCGTGATCATGCTGCTGGTGGTGTGGGGCGCGGTGCCCTTCGTCGTCATCACGCTCGGCGCGGGCCTGACCCAGGTGCCCAAGGAACTGGAGGAGGCCGCCCGCCTGGACGGCGCCGGCGCCTGGGGCGTCTTCCGCTACGTCACGCTCCCCATCCTCAAGCCGATCGTCGTGATGCTGACGACGCTCTCCGTCATCTGGGACATGGGCGTCTTCCCACAGGTCTTCGTGATGCGCGGCGGCCACCCCGAGGCCGAGTTCCAGCTGCTCACCACCTACTCCTACGACCGCGCCTTCGTGGTCAACGACTATGCCCAGGGATCGGCGATCGCCCTGCTGACCGTGCTGCTCCTGCTCGGCGTGGTCGCCGTCTACATGCGCCAGATGCTCAAGATCGGAGAGGTCGAATGA